In Vespula pensylvanica isolate Volc-1 chromosome 21, ASM1446617v1, whole genome shotgun sequence, one genomic interval encodes:
- the LOC122636265 gene encoding amyloid beta A4 precursor protein-binding family B member 1-interacting protein isoform X2 gives MDWMRRQDIKEESAETPAVLTPEDADECYFEEDTSIDEGMGLDNVSSATLRPFNSDINTPRIDSYRFSMANLEDSQDVDLDAILGELCALERRCDGDIAATPAQDSQRQGRPNNGRITATDNTDIGKNEGIRTDSPDNDSAFSDTVSMLSSESSASSSGSGHKPPQTAMHAAPQQQPHQLMDAASRAKAEKIRLALEKMREASVQKLFIKAFTLDGSGKSLLVDEGMSVAHVSRLLADKNHVPMDPKWAVVEHLPDLFMERVYEDHELLVENLLLWTRDSKNKLLFVERPDKTQLFLTPERFLLGPSDRCSNEYDDHSRNILLEEFFSSSNVGVPEVEGPLYLKSDSKKGWKKYHFILRASGLYYWPKEKARTARDLVCLATFDVNQVYYGVGWKKKYKAPTDFCFAVKHPRLQQPKSTKYIKFLCAEDNASLERWMVGIRVAKYGRQLMENYRTLVDELAQEDLDLLAHARSCSVSSIAVPPNQTQYNTTNDNARQFIENARHETQATTRQYDGQRQSYNSEQRQSYNNDGRLSRASSSSSSGCLSDGAPSSCEVAFECGEFPTGTIKRKPSMNPKLPLTSITRQLKEVGETVRDEPDSCPSPTSSGSGTLTRRHSRRRSGTDSDGSGTLKRHHRSGNATPVSPVPPGTPVRERASPMGYGRTESQESKTPTSPIQPCMMDSITSLPPPPSPSRVAEEGESDSEPLPPPPPEMFRSNLSLDSLPPPPGVGELPVCNTPELTGSSLSLASLPPPPSPLVGETGTIRRARPKTSSPSNSMTPESTPTHAASSRPSNSSSSSSSNNSNSSNQQTYTSASIATQNASALQNSQSYGSSNATNSSNSPHSSYPGSSASTPTYAPSSPSFASPPPFVPPPAYGSQAQHVGTQSLTRQNSKPESIYGSHQSGHNTVPNPIRPNPNMDTVRRSAMKQGTSHYAAPPYLAELKAASSPQPQRRVTIQEPPTSPKSKSGTGKKITFNLPAQQEPGSPALPQRKPMPPRRSDSTRLTSPKKLAASDQAPPGDFLKDLQRVMRKKWQVAQKCKLDSTTTPHEVLGFRDPPPAVADYRETNVSNWVQEHYGVDNLYENVYTTDPHAPLEYASSPARQPTVRFADENRSINIVNAIASKRRPPPPPPKRAETTHLTTTRAMH, from the exons ATTCGCAAGATGTCGACCTGGATGCGATTCTCGGCGAACTGTGCGCTTTGGAGCGGCGTTGCGACGGCGATATCGCGGCCACTCCGGCGCAAGACTCTCAGAGGCAAGGACGTCCGAATAACGGAAGGATCACCGCCACCGATAACACGGATATCGGCAAAAATGAAG GCATTCGCACGGACAGCCCCGACAACGACAGCGCATTTTCGGACACGGTTTCGATGCTGTCCAGCGAGAGCTCAGCGAGCAGCAGCGGCTCGGGACACAAGCCACCTCAGACCGCCATGCACGCGGCTCCTCAGCAACAGCCGCATCAGCTTATGG ACGCCGCGAGCAGAGCGAAGGCCGAGAAGATACGGCTGGCGTTGGAGAAGATGCGAGAGGCCAGCGTCCAAAAGCTCTTTATCAAAGCTTTCACGTTGGACGGGAGCGGCAAAAGTCTCCTCGTAGACGAGGGAATGAGCGTAGCTCACGTTTCGAGGCTCCTCGCGGACAAGAATCACGTGCCAATGGATCCGAAGTGGGCCGTGGTCGAACACTTGCCGGATCTTTTCATGG AAAGAGTATACGAGGATCACGAGCTATTGGTCGAAAACTTGTTGCTGTGGACGAGAGATTCGAAGAACAAGTTGCTCTTCGTCGAGAGGCCGGACAAAACTCAACTCTTCCTCACTCCCGAAAGATTCCTGTTGGGCCCGTCGGACAGGTGTAGCAACGAATACGACGACCATTCGCGCAACATTCTATTGGAGGAATTTTTCTCGAGCAGCAACGTTGGCGTTCCCGAG GTCGAAGGACCGTTGTACTTGAAATCCGACAGCAAGAAGGGCTGGAAAAAGTATCATTTCATATTACGAGCGTCCGGCCTTTATTACTGGCCCAAGGAGAAAGCTCGTACCGCCAGAGATCTCGTATGTTTAGCCACGTTCGACGTGAACCAAGTTTATTACGGCGTCGGTtggaagaaaaagtacaaagCACCGACGGATTTTTGTTTCGCCGTAAAGCATCCAAGATTGCAGCAACCCAAATCGACGAAATACATAAAGTTTTTATGCGCGGAAGACAACGCGTCTTTGGAGCGATGGATGGTCGGCATTAGAGTGGCCAAATACGGTAGACAGCTAATGGAGAACTACAGAACGTTGGTGGACGAGCTCGCGCAAGAAGACCTCGATCTATTGGCCCACGCGAGATCGTGTTCCGTCAGCTCGATCGCCGTACCACCTAATCAAACTCAGTATAACACGACCAACGACAACGCGAGGCAATTCATCGAAAACGCGAGGCACGAGACCCAAGCGACGACGAGGCAATACGACGGTCAACGGCAAAGTTACAATTCGGAACAGCGACAAAGCTACAACAACGACGGAAGGCTTAGCAGAGCCAGCAGCTCGAGTTCCAGCGGATGTTTGTCCGATGGAGCACCGAGTAGTTGCGAG gTGGCTTTCGAGTGTGGAGAATTTCCAACCGGAACGATAAAGCGAAAACCTTCCATGAACCCGAAACTTCCGCTGACGTCGATCACGAGGCAATTGAAGGAAGTGGGCGAGACTGTACGCGACGAGCCGGATTCTTGCCCGAGTCCGACCAGCTCCGGTTCGGGTACTTTGACCAGAAGACACAGCCGTAGGAGAAGCGGCACCGATTCGGACGGGTCGGGCACTTTGAAGAGACATCATAGATCCGGCAACGCTACTCCGGTCAGTCCTGTACCGCCCGGGACGCCGGTTAGGGAGAGAGCCAGTCCTATGGGATACGGGCGAACGGAGAGTCAAGAGTCCAAGACGCCGACCAGTCCTATACAACCGTGTATG ATGGATTCTATCACGTCGCTGCCACCTCCGCCGTCGCCCTCGAGAGTCGCCGAGGAGGGCGAATCGGACAGCGAGCCTTtaccgccaccgccgccggaAATGTTTCGTTCGAATCTCTCTCTGGACTCGTTACCGCCGCCGCCAGGGGTAGGCGAACTTCCAGTTTGCAACACGCCGGAATTGACCGGCTCCTCGTTGAGTCTCGCCTCCTTACCGCCGCCGCCGAGTCCTCTGGTCGGCGAGACCGGCACGATACGCCGCGCGAGACCGAAAACCTCGAGCCCGTCGAATTCGATGACTCCCGAGAGCACGCCGACGCACGCCGCTTCCTCCAGGCCAtccaacagcagcagcagcagcagtagcaacaacagcaatagCAGCAATCAGCAGACGTATACGAGCGCGAGTATCGCCACGCAAAATGCCTCTGCTCTTCAAAACAGTCAGAGTTACGGGAGCAGCAACGCGACCAACTCGTCGAATTCTCCACACAGTTCCTATCCTGGCTCGAGCGCCAGCACGCCGACTTACGCGCCGAGTTCGCCGAGTTTCGCGTCCCCGCCGCCCTTTGTCCCGCCTCCGGCTTACGGTTCTCAAGCGCAGCACGTCGGCACGCAAAGCTTGACGAGACAAAACTCGAAACCCGAGTCGATCTACGGGAGCCACCAGAGCGGCCACAACACCGTACCAAATCCGATCAGGCCGAATCCGAACATGGACACGGTCAGAAGGAGTGCCATGAAGCAAGGTACGAGCCATTACGCCGCGCCGCCCTATCTCGCCGAATTGAAAGCGGCATCCAGCCCGCAACCGCAGCGTCGAGTGACCATCCAAGAACCACCGACGTCGCCCAAATCGAAAAGCGGTACGGGCAAAAAGATCACGTTCAATTTACCGGCGCAACAGGAACCCGGTAGTCCGGCGTTGCCGCAAAGAAAGCCGATGCCACCGAGAAGATCCGACAGTACCAGATTGACCTCGCCGAAAAAATTAGCTGCCTCGGACCAGGCACCGCCCGGCGACTTTTTGAAGGATCTCCAACGCGTCATGAGAAAGAAATGGCAGGTCGCGCAAAAGTGCAAACTCGACTCGACCACGACGCCTCACGAGGTCTTGGGTTTTCGAGATCCGCCGCCGGCCGTGGCCGACTACAGGGAGACCAACGTCTCCAATTGGGTGCAGGAGCACTACGGAGTGGACAATCTCTACGAGAACGTTTACACGACGGATCCGCATGCACCGCTCGAGTATGCCTCGAGTCCCGCTCGTCAACCTACCGTCAGATTCGCCGACGAAAATCGTAGCATCAATATCGTCAACGCGATCGCCAGCAAAAGGAGACCGCCCCCGCCGCCACCGAAAAGGGCGGAGACCACGCATCTGACCACGACCAGGGCGATGCACTGA
- the LOC122636265 gene encoding amyloid beta A4 precursor protein-binding family B member 1-interacting protein isoform X5, with translation MDRLFRWKSHKAHDVGLDNVSSATLRPFNSDINTPRIDSYRFSMANLEDSQDVDLDAILGELCALERRCDGDIAATPAQDSQRQGRPNNGRITATDNTDIGKNEGGIRTDSPDNDSAFSDTVSMLSSESSASSSGSGHKPPQTAMHAAPQQQPHQLMDAASRAKAEKIRLALEKMREASVQKLFIKAFTLDGSGKSLLVDEGMSVAHVSRLLADKNHVPMDPKWAVVEHLPDLFMERVYEDHELLVENLLLWTRDSKNKLLFVERPDKTQLFLTPERFLLGPSDRCSNEYDDHSRNILLEEFFSSSNVGVPEVEGPLYLKSDSKKGWKKYHFILRASGLYYWPKEKARTARDLVCLATFDVNQVYYGVGWKKKYKAPTDFCFAVKHPRLQQPKSTKYIKFLCAEDNASLERWMVGIRVAKYGRQLMENYRTLVDELAQEDLDLLAHARSCSVSSIAVPPNQTQYNTTNDNARQFIENARHETQATTRQYDGQRQSYNSEQRQSYNNDGRLSRASSSSSSGCLSDGAPSSCEVAFECGEFPTGTIKRKPSMNPKLPLTSITRQLKEVGETVRDEPDSCPSPTSSGSGTLTRRHSRRRSGTDSDGSGTLKRHHRSGNATPVSPVPPGTPVRERASPMGYGRTESQESKTPTSPIQPCMMDSITSLPPPPSPSRVAEEGESDSEPLPPPPPEMFRSNLSLDSLPPPPGVGELPVCNTPELTGSSLSLASLPPPPSPLVGETGTIRRARPKTSSPSNSMTPESTPTHAASSRPSNSSSSSSSNNSNSSNQQTYTSASIATQNASALQNSQSYGSSNATNSSNSPHSSYPGSSASTPTYAPSSPSFASPPPFVPPPAYGSQAQHVGTQSLTRQNSKPESIYGSHQSGHNTVPNPIRPNPNMDTVRRSAMKQGTSHYAAPPYLAELKAASSPQPQRRVTIQEPPTSPKSKSGTGKKITFNLPAQQEPGSPALPQRKPMPPRRSDSTRLTSPKKLAASDQAPPGDFLKDLQRVMRKKWQVAQKCKLDSTTTPHEVLGFRDPPPAVADYRETNVSNWVQEHYGVDNLYENVYTTDPHAPLEYASSPARQPTVRFADENRSINIVNAIASKRRPPPPPPKRAETTHLTTTRAMH, from the exons ATTCGCAAGATGTCGACCTGGATGCGATTCTCGGCGAACTGTGCGCTTTGGAGCGGCGTTGCGACGGCGATATCGCGGCCACTCCGGCGCAAGACTCTCAGAGGCAAGGACGTCCGAATAACGGAAGGATCACCGCCACCGATAACACGGATATCGGCAAAAATGAAGGTG GCATTCGCACGGACAGCCCCGACAACGACAGCGCATTTTCGGACACGGTTTCGATGCTGTCCAGCGAGAGCTCAGCGAGCAGCAGCGGCTCGGGACACAAGCCACCTCAGACCGCCATGCACGCGGCTCCTCAGCAACAGCCGCATCAGCTTATGG ACGCCGCGAGCAGAGCGAAGGCCGAGAAGATACGGCTGGCGTTGGAGAAGATGCGAGAGGCCAGCGTCCAAAAGCTCTTTATCAAAGCTTTCACGTTGGACGGGAGCGGCAAAAGTCTCCTCGTAGACGAGGGAATGAGCGTAGCTCACGTTTCGAGGCTCCTCGCGGACAAGAATCACGTGCCAATGGATCCGAAGTGGGCCGTGGTCGAACACTTGCCGGATCTTTTCATGG AAAGAGTATACGAGGATCACGAGCTATTGGTCGAAAACTTGTTGCTGTGGACGAGAGATTCGAAGAACAAGTTGCTCTTCGTCGAGAGGCCGGACAAAACTCAACTCTTCCTCACTCCCGAAAGATTCCTGTTGGGCCCGTCGGACAGGTGTAGCAACGAATACGACGACCATTCGCGCAACATTCTATTGGAGGAATTTTTCTCGAGCAGCAACGTTGGCGTTCCCGAG GTCGAAGGACCGTTGTACTTGAAATCCGACAGCAAGAAGGGCTGGAAAAAGTATCATTTCATATTACGAGCGTCCGGCCTTTATTACTGGCCCAAGGAGAAAGCTCGTACCGCCAGAGATCTCGTATGTTTAGCCACGTTCGACGTGAACCAAGTTTATTACGGCGTCGGTtggaagaaaaagtacaaagCACCGACGGATTTTTGTTTCGCCGTAAAGCATCCAAGATTGCAGCAACCCAAATCGACGAAATACATAAAGTTTTTATGCGCGGAAGACAACGCGTCTTTGGAGCGATGGATGGTCGGCATTAGAGTGGCCAAATACGGTAGACAGCTAATGGAGAACTACAGAACGTTGGTGGACGAGCTCGCGCAAGAAGACCTCGATCTATTGGCCCACGCGAGATCGTGTTCCGTCAGCTCGATCGCCGTACCACCTAATCAAACTCAGTATAACACGACCAACGACAACGCGAGGCAATTCATCGAAAACGCGAGGCACGAGACCCAAGCGACGACGAGGCAATACGACGGTCAACGGCAAAGTTACAATTCGGAACAGCGACAAAGCTACAACAACGACGGAAGGCTTAGCAGAGCCAGCAGCTCGAGTTCCAGCGGATGTTTGTCCGATGGAGCACCGAGTAGTTGCGAG gTGGCTTTCGAGTGTGGAGAATTTCCAACCGGAACGATAAAGCGAAAACCTTCCATGAACCCGAAACTTCCGCTGACGTCGATCACGAGGCAATTGAAGGAAGTGGGCGAGACTGTACGCGACGAGCCGGATTCTTGCCCGAGTCCGACCAGCTCCGGTTCGGGTACTTTGACCAGAAGACACAGCCGTAGGAGAAGCGGCACCGATTCGGACGGGTCGGGCACTTTGAAGAGACATCATAGATCCGGCAACGCTACTCCGGTCAGTCCTGTACCGCCCGGGACGCCGGTTAGGGAGAGAGCCAGTCCTATGGGATACGGGCGAACGGAGAGTCAAGAGTCCAAGACGCCGACCAGTCCTATACAACCGTGTATG ATGGATTCTATCACGTCGCTGCCACCTCCGCCGTCGCCCTCGAGAGTCGCCGAGGAGGGCGAATCGGACAGCGAGCCTTtaccgccaccgccgccggaAATGTTTCGTTCGAATCTCTCTCTGGACTCGTTACCGCCGCCGCCAGGGGTAGGCGAACTTCCAGTTTGCAACACGCCGGAATTGACCGGCTCCTCGTTGAGTCTCGCCTCCTTACCGCCGCCGCCGAGTCCTCTGGTCGGCGAGACCGGCACGATACGCCGCGCGAGACCGAAAACCTCGAGCCCGTCGAATTCGATGACTCCCGAGAGCACGCCGACGCACGCCGCTTCCTCCAGGCCAtccaacagcagcagcagcagcagtagcaacaacagcaatagCAGCAATCAGCAGACGTATACGAGCGCGAGTATCGCCACGCAAAATGCCTCTGCTCTTCAAAACAGTCAGAGTTACGGGAGCAGCAACGCGACCAACTCGTCGAATTCTCCACACAGTTCCTATCCTGGCTCGAGCGCCAGCACGCCGACTTACGCGCCGAGTTCGCCGAGTTTCGCGTCCCCGCCGCCCTTTGTCCCGCCTCCGGCTTACGGTTCTCAAGCGCAGCACGTCGGCACGCAAAGCTTGACGAGACAAAACTCGAAACCCGAGTCGATCTACGGGAGCCACCAGAGCGGCCACAACACCGTACCAAATCCGATCAGGCCGAATCCGAACATGGACACGGTCAGAAGGAGTGCCATGAAGCAAGGTACGAGCCATTACGCCGCGCCGCCCTATCTCGCCGAATTGAAAGCGGCATCCAGCCCGCAACCGCAGCGTCGAGTGACCATCCAAGAACCACCGACGTCGCCCAAATCGAAAAGCGGTACGGGCAAAAAGATCACGTTCAATTTACCGGCGCAACAGGAACCCGGTAGTCCGGCGTTGCCGCAAAGAAAGCCGATGCCACCGAGAAGATCCGACAGTACCAGATTGACCTCGCCGAAAAAATTAGCTGCCTCGGACCAGGCACCGCCCGGCGACTTTTTGAAGGATCTCCAACGCGTCATGAGAAAGAAATGGCAGGTCGCGCAAAAGTGCAAACTCGACTCGACCACGACGCCTCACGAGGTCTTGGGTTTTCGAGATCCGCCGCCGGCCGTGGCCGACTACAGGGAGACCAACGTCTCCAATTGGGTGCAGGAGCACTACGGAGTGGACAATCTCTACGAGAACGTTTACACGACGGATCCGCATGCACCGCTCGAGTATGCCTCGAGTCCCGCTCGTCAACCTACCGTCAGATTCGCCGACGAAAATCGTAGCATCAATATCGTCAACGCGATCGCCAGCAAAAGGAGACCGCCCCCGCCGCCACCGAAAAGGGCGGAGACCACGCATCTGACCACGACCAGGGCGATGCACTGA
- the LOC122636265 gene encoding amyloid beta A4 precursor protein-binding family B member 1-interacting protein isoform X6: MLISSNGGTNARGSLSISCDSRMLTNFGSNDSILGYLTVKDSQDVDLDAILGELCALERRCDGDIAATPAQDSQRQGRPNNGRITATDNTDIGKNEGGIRTDSPDNDSAFSDTVSMLSSESSASSSGSGHKPPQTAMHAAPQQQPHQLMDAASRAKAEKIRLALEKMREASVQKLFIKAFTLDGSGKSLLVDEGMSVAHVSRLLADKNHVPMDPKWAVVEHLPDLFMERVYEDHELLVENLLLWTRDSKNKLLFVERPDKTQLFLTPERFLLGPSDRCSNEYDDHSRNILLEEFFSSSNVGVPEVEGPLYLKSDSKKGWKKYHFILRASGLYYWPKEKARTARDLVCLATFDVNQVYYGVGWKKKYKAPTDFCFAVKHPRLQQPKSTKYIKFLCAEDNASLERWMVGIRVAKYGRQLMENYRTLVDELAQEDLDLLAHARSCSVSSIAVPPNQTQYNTTNDNARQFIENARHETQATTRQYDGQRQSYNSEQRQSYNNDGRLSRASSSSSSGCLSDGAPSSCEVAFECGEFPTGTIKRKPSMNPKLPLTSITRQLKEVGETVRDEPDSCPSPTSSGSGTLTRRHSRRRSGTDSDGSGTLKRHHRSGNATPVSPVPPGTPVRERASPMGYGRTESQESKTPTSPIQPCMMDSITSLPPPPSPSRVAEEGESDSEPLPPPPPEMFRSNLSLDSLPPPPGVGELPVCNTPELTGSSLSLASLPPPPSPLVGETGTIRRARPKTSSPSNSMTPESTPTHAASSRPSNSSSSSSSNNSNSSNQQTYTSASIATQNASALQNSQSYGSSNATNSSNSPHSSYPGSSASTPTYAPSSPSFASPPPFVPPPAYGSQAQHVGTQSLTRQNSKPESIYGSHQSGHNTVPNPIRPNPNMDTVRRSAMKQGTSHYAAPPYLAELKAASSPQPQRRVTIQEPPTSPKSKSGTGKKITFNLPAQQEPGSPALPQRKPMPPRRSDSTRLTSPKKLAASDQAPPGDFLKDLQRVMRKKWQVAQKCKLDSTTTPHEVLGFRDPPPAVADYRETNVSNWVQEHYGVDNLYENVYTTDPHAPLEYASSPARQPTVRFADENRSINIVNAIASKRRPPPPPPKRAETTHLTTTRAMH; encoded by the exons ATTCGCAAGATGTCGACCTGGATGCGATTCTCGGCGAACTGTGCGCTTTGGAGCGGCGTTGCGACGGCGATATCGCGGCCACTCCGGCGCAAGACTCTCAGAGGCAAGGACGTCCGAATAACGGAAGGATCACCGCCACCGATAACACGGATATCGGCAAAAATGAAGGTG GCATTCGCACGGACAGCCCCGACAACGACAGCGCATTTTCGGACACGGTTTCGATGCTGTCCAGCGAGAGCTCAGCGAGCAGCAGCGGCTCGGGACACAAGCCACCTCAGACCGCCATGCACGCGGCTCCTCAGCAACAGCCGCATCAGCTTATGG ACGCCGCGAGCAGAGCGAAGGCCGAGAAGATACGGCTGGCGTTGGAGAAGATGCGAGAGGCCAGCGTCCAAAAGCTCTTTATCAAAGCTTTCACGTTGGACGGGAGCGGCAAAAGTCTCCTCGTAGACGAGGGAATGAGCGTAGCTCACGTTTCGAGGCTCCTCGCGGACAAGAATCACGTGCCAATGGATCCGAAGTGGGCCGTGGTCGAACACTTGCCGGATCTTTTCATGG AAAGAGTATACGAGGATCACGAGCTATTGGTCGAAAACTTGTTGCTGTGGACGAGAGATTCGAAGAACAAGTTGCTCTTCGTCGAGAGGCCGGACAAAACTCAACTCTTCCTCACTCCCGAAAGATTCCTGTTGGGCCCGTCGGACAGGTGTAGCAACGAATACGACGACCATTCGCGCAACATTCTATTGGAGGAATTTTTCTCGAGCAGCAACGTTGGCGTTCCCGAG GTCGAAGGACCGTTGTACTTGAAATCCGACAGCAAGAAGGGCTGGAAAAAGTATCATTTCATATTACGAGCGTCCGGCCTTTATTACTGGCCCAAGGAGAAAGCTCGTACCGCCAGAGATCTCGTATGTTTAGCCACGTTCGACGTGAACCAAGTTTATTACGGCGTCGGTtggaagaaaaagtacaaagCACCGACGGATTTTTGTTTCGCCGTAAAGCATCCAAGATTGCAGCAACCCAAATCGACGAAATACATAAAGTTTTTATGCGCGGAAGACAACGCGTCTTTGGAGCGATGGATGGTCGGCATTAGAGTGGCCAAATACGGTAGACAGCTAATGGAGAACTACAGAACGTTGGTGGACGAGCTCGCGCAAGAAGACCTCGATCTATTGGCCCACGCGAGATCGTGTTCCGTCAGCTCGATCGCCGTACCACCTAATCAAACTCAGTATAACACGACCAACGACAACGCGAGGCAATTCATCGAAAACGCGAGGCACGAGACCCAAGCGACGACGAGGCAATACGACGGTCAACGGCAAAGTTACAATTCGGAACAGCGACAAAGCTACAACAACGACGGAAGGCTTAGCAGAGCCAGCAGCTCGAGTTCCAGCGGATGTTTGTCCGATGGAGCACCGAGTAGTTGCGAG gTGGCTTTCGAGTGTGGAGAATTTCCAACCGGAACGATAAAGCGAAAACCTTCCATGAACCCGAAACTTCCGCTGACGTCGATCACGAGGCAATTGAAGGAAGTGGGCGAGACTGTACGCGACGAGCCGGATTCTTGCCCGAGTCCGACCAGCTCCGGTTCGGGTACTTTGACCAGAAGACACAGCCGTAGGAGAAGCGGCACCGATTCGGACGGGTCGGGCACTTTGAAGAGACATCATAGATCCGGCAACGCTACTCCGGTCAGTCCTGTACCGCCCGGGACGCCGGTTAGGGAGAGAGCCAGTCCTATGGGATACGGGCGAACGGAGAGTCAAGAGTCCAAGACGCCGACCAGTCCTATACAACCGTGTATG ATGGATTCTATCACGTCGCTGCCACCTCCGCCGTCGCCCTCGAGAGTCGCCGAGGAGGGCGAATCGGACAGCGAGCCTTtaccgccaccgccgccggaAATGTTTCGTTCGAATCTCTCTCTGGACTCGTTACCGCCGCCGCCAGGGGTAGGCGAACTTCCAGTTTGCAACACGCCGGAATTGACCGGCTCCTCGTTGAGTCTCGCCTCCTTACCGCCGCCGCCGAGTCCTCTGGTCGGCGAGACCGGCACGATACGCCGCGCGAGACCGAAAACCTCGAGCCCGTCGAATTCGATGACTCCCGAGAGCACGCCGACGCACGCCGCTTCCTCCAGGCCAtccaacagcagcagcagcagcagtagcaacaacagcaatagCAGCAATCAGCAGACGTATACGAGCGCGAGTATCGCCACGCAAAATGCCTCTGCTCTTCAAAACAGTCAGAGTTACGGGAGCAGCAACGCGACCAACTCGTCGAATTCTCCACACAGTTCCTATCCTGGCTCGAGCGCCAGCACGCCGACTTACGCGCCGAGTTCGCCGAGTTTCGCGTCCCCGCCGCCCTTTGTCCCGCCTCCGGCTTACGGTTCTCAAGCGCAGCACGTCGGCACGCAAAGCTTGACGAGACAAAACTCGAAACCCGAGTCGATCTACGGGAGCCACCAGAGCGGCCACAACACCGTACCAAATCCGATCAGGCCGAATCCGAACATGGACACGGTCAGAAGGAGTGCCATGAAGCAAGGTACGAGCCATTACGCCGCGCCGCCCTATCTCGCCGAATTGAAAGCGGCATCCAGCCCGCAACCGCAGCGTCGAGTGACCATCCAAGAACCACCGACGTCGCCCAAATCGAAAAGCGGTACGGGCAAAAAGATCACGTTCAATTTACCGGCGCAACAGGAACCCGGTAGTCCGGCGTTGCCGCAAAGAAAGCCGATGCCACCGAGAAGATCCGACAGTACCAGATTGACCTCGCCGAAAAAATTAGCTGCCTCGGACCAGGCACCGCCCGGCGACTTTTTGAAGGATCTCCAACGCGTCATGAGAAAGAAATGGCAGGTCGCGCAAAAGTGCAAACTCGACTCGACCACGACGCCTCACGAGGTCTTGGGTTTTCGAGATCCGCCGCCGGCCGTGGCCGACTACAGGGAGACCAACGTCTCCAATTGGGTGCAGGAGCACTACGGAGTGGACAATCTCTACGAGAACGTTTACACGACGGATCCGCATGCACCGCTCGAGTATGCCTCGAGTCCCGCTCGTCAACCTACCGTCAGATTCGCCGACGAAAATCGTAGCATCAATATCGTCAACGCGATCGCCAGCAAAAGGAGACCGCCCCCGCCGCCACCGAAAAGGGCGGAGACCACGCATCTGACCACGACCAGGGCGATGCACTGA